In one window of Chryseobacterium sp. JV274 DNA:
- a CDS encoding YeeE/YedE family protein — protein sequence MLEIIKEPWPWYIAGPLIGLTVPALLLMGNKSFGISSSLRHVCAACIPANVNFFKYDWKKEAWNLFFVLGIFFGGMIVANFLLNPAEIIVNPDLKTELAGYGITDYSSLIPVQLMNFENLLTWKGFITMVGGGFLVGFGTRYAGGCTSGHVIMGLSNLQWPSLVATICFMIGGFLMANLILPVILSL from the coding sequence ATGCTGGAGATTATAAAAGAACCGTGGCCATGGTATATTGCAGGCCCATTAATTGGTCTTACCGTTCCTGCCTTATTGCTGATGGGAAATAAATCCTTTGGAATAAGCTCTTCGCTGAGGCATGTCTGTGCTGCCTGTATACCGGCAAATGTGAACTTTTTCAAATACGACTGGAAAAAAGAAGCCTGGAATTTATTTTTTGTACTAGGAATCTTCTTCGGAGGGATGATTGTTGCCAATTTTTTGCTTAATCCTGCAGAAATAATAGTTAATCCTGATCTGAAAACCGAACTGGCAGGCTACGGAATTACAGATTACAGCAGTCTGATCCCGGTACAACTGATGAATTTTGAAAATCTGCTGACCTGGAAAGGATTTATCACAATGGTTGGTGGTGGTTTTTTAGTAGGTTTTGGAACAAGATATGCAGGAGGATGTACCAGCGGGCATGTAATTATGGGGCTTTCCAATTTGCAGTGGCCTTCTTTGGTAGCAACAATCTGTTTTATGATCGGTGGTTTTTTAATGGCCAATCTTATTCTGCCTGTGATCCTTTCCCTGTAA
- a CDS encoding DUF6691 family protein, translated as MIKEKDIRLQDTVCVNESKLTHQWYHNLKYLAAGIIFGIIFVKAEVISWFRIQEMFRLQSFHMYGIIGSAVLVGMISVELIKKFKIKTIYGEPITLAPKKFNKGQIYGGLIFGFGWAITGACPGPLFAQIGTGALAVSVTLLSAVAGTWVYGYFRDRLPH; from the coding sequence ATGATAAAAGAAAAAGATATACGCCTTCAGGATACTGTTTGTGTAAATGAAAGTAAGCTTACGCATCAATGGTATCACAACCTGAAATACCTTGCTGCAGGAATTATTTTCGGGATTATATTTGTGAAAGCGGAAGTGATCAGCTGGTTCAGAATACAGGAAATGTTCCGTCTGCAGTCTTTCCATATGTACGGAATCATCGGAAGTGCTGTATTAGTGGGAATGATTTCTGTAGAGTTGATCAAGAAATTCAAGATAAAAACAATATATGGCGAACCCATTACACTGGCTCCCAAGAAGTTCAATAAAGGTCAGATTTATGGAGGATTGATATTTGGTTTTGGATGGGCCATCACCGGAGCTTGTCCCGGACCTCTTTTTGCTCAGATCGGAACAGGAGCTTTGGCAGTATCTGTTACTCTGTTGAGTGCTGTTGCAGGAACATGGGTATATGGATATTTCAGAGACAGATTACCCCATTAA
- a CDS encoding TolC family protein, whose translation MYKKLILLGVLSVSLSSCLGYKEPTKENINQLKEKSEIASHIEIPDEWIFDRKANSRSISYDWINDLKTPQLETLINEGMVYNADLIIAKEKLNQIELAMEIAGSDLYPSVSAVANTSNNLVSDSQIRRLALKANWEIDLWGKNKSSQMASTSNYFSAKHQNTLLHQSIAGMIAKAYFLNIAGNIQEDKIESYIQKSKDLEKLYVIQKKVGTANALDISNITGEIISLQGYLEKVKNANAQSRRSLELLTGKYPEGKLATQNFFNPAGNSIPESFPLELLENRSDIQASHFQIEKAFYEVQQAKAARLPSLNITSSLGSAGSNVESINSLFSSPLLKVGGGLVSPLFNSGKLKKNVEIKTSQQKQVVEEYSKAVLNALNEVESSLANLRSIEKQITFTTKAVNELKNNITLTEKQIKVGTNNSFVLIRKQRDLLKNEMNLISLELQYRIERINLYMALGAENFIYS comes from the coding sequence ATGTACAAGAAATTAATTTTATTGGGTGTACTTTCCGTAAGTTTAAGTTCATGCCTTGGCTATAAAGAGCCAACTAAGGAAAATATAAACCAGCTTAAAGAAAAGAGTGAAATTGCTTCTCATATAGAAATCCCGGATGAATGGATCTTCGACAGAAAAGCGAACTCCAGATCCATTTCCTATGACTGGATCAATGATCTTAAAACACCTCAACTGGAAACCCTGATTAATGAAGGAATGGTATACAATGCTGATCTGATTATTGCAAAGGAAAAACTGAATCAGATTGAACTGGCAATGGAAATTGCAGGAAGTGATCTTTATCCCAGTGTAAGCGCAGTAGCCAATACTTCTAATAATTTAGTAAGTGACAGCCAGATCAGGCGTCTTGCATTAAAAGCTAATTGGGAGATTGATCTTTGGGGGAAAAACAAATCTTCACAGATGGCAAGCACCAGCAATTATTTTTCTGCAAAACATCAGAATACCTTGCTGCATCAATCTATCGCCGGGATGATTGCTAAAGCTTATTTTCTGAATATCGCAGGAAATATTCAGGAAGATAAGATTGAAAGTTACATTCAGAAATCTAAAGACCTGGAAAAGCTATATGTTATTCAAAAGAAGGTTGGAACAGCAAATGCTTTGGATATCTCTAATATAACAGGAGAGATTATTTCCCTGCAAGGCTATCTGGAAAAGGTAAAAAATGCGAATGCACAATCCAGAAGATCACTGGAACTGCTCACCGGAAAATATCCGGAAGGGAAACTGGCAACCCAAAACTTTTTTAATCCTGCCGGGAATAGTATTCCTGAGTCTTTTCCTCTTGAACTTTTGGAAAACAGATCAGACATACAGGCCAGTCATTTTCAGATTGAAAAGGCTTTTTATGAAGTACAGCAGGCAAAGGCAGCAAGACTTCCTTCATTGAACATAACTTCATCTCTTGGATCTGCCGGAAGTAATGTGGAATCTATCAATTCTTTATTTTCAAGTCCCTTATTAAAAGTGGGTGGCGGATTGGTTTCTCCGCTATTCAACAGCGGAAAATTAAAAAAGAATGTGGAAATAAAAACTTCCCAGCAGAAACAGGTTGTTGAAGAATATTCAAAAGCTGTTCTGAATGCTTTGAACGAAGTGGAGTCTTCTTTGGCCAATCTCCGTTCTATTGAAAAACAGATTACTTTTACTACTAAGGCCGTCAATGAGCTGAAAAATAATATTACGCTCACCGAGAAACAAATAAAAGTAGGCACAAACAACAGTTTTGTATTGATCCGTAAACAGAGGGATCTCCTGAAAAACGAAATGAACCTCATCAGTCTGGAGCTTCAGTACAGAATAGAGCGCATTAATCTTTATATGGCTTTAGGCGCAGAGAACTTCATTTATTCATAA